CTTTAgcttaattttaattaaaaagaaaatcaaagaagTGACATCATCGTTGTTTCTGCACCATCTGCCAAAGAATTTCTGGAGAAGATGGAGGTACCTGCAACAACTACATCTTGAGAGCGTCATTATTTGGATCAATTGTTTGATTCTTGTTGATAATGAAATGCTTGTGACATGACTCCAGCCTGTGATGATTGGTTTGTACAGAGCTTGGATATGAGTTTGACAAGACTTCTTTGTTGGAATACAACCACATGAGCTTTGGGGGACCTCCGGTTAAAACAGAGACTAGTGAAGAGGAAGATGAGCTTGTGCGCCATGATGAAAACGAATCGAAGATTGGTAGGTTTTATTCTGCTTTACTTACATAGCAAACGAGACTCTTGTTTGGATTGGCTCATGGAAATTTCCCATCTTTTTAACATGTAATTGACGACGTACTACTGTCACCGTTTCTGCAGAAGCAGAAGTGCTTTCAGCTCCCCCTAAGCTGGTGTACAGCAAATTTGTTTTAAGGTTTTTCTGTATCCTAGCAATGTAGTTTCTACTTAcatctataaaaaattaatttgctAAGATACAAGATAAGTTCTACCGATAATCAACAAATTATGAAAAGTCCTTAGCTTTGTCCCTAAAcaaaaaagtaatattaatatatgttaagGACTCAAAACCAAGTCTCACCAATAATAATGCTCTAAACAATCGGTACGAATGATACATTAGAAATTATTGAGTTTGTTAGATATTTGTTAGATATTTGTAACTGGTTAACTATAAGATAATGCAAccgtttaataataaattatcaatattaataaattttaacgttataaaatatcaaaaatataatactatgagaaaatataataaatattaatttaataatattaataataatattataactttttttttaaattttagtttaaatgaaagttataatttcaataaattttattttaaagatttatattataatttttaaaagaatattttatttcatttatatatgtacatttatatatgtgtatatataaaagtttaaaaactaTATTGAATAATTTTGGTTTGAAGTAATATTGATGTTGATGAAAACAGTAAACCTTTAATGttgatgaaatatttttaactacaacaaaataatcttgataCGTAAACTCAACTAATAAACCTGAATTATTTACttcaatagatttttttttttggtcaacactTCAATAGCTAAATGCCTAAATCTAATTAATATTGAAAGCCTGATTTTATAATCAAATTTCGAATCTCATTATGTATTTCAATTTGCAAGGGACGAGTACGAGAGAAGCCTTTTGACTTGAAAAGTTACTCCGAATATTTCGTCCCGAAATATTAACAACAACATAAAAGATTTTGGGACGAAAAGAGTGGTTAAAACTTGAAACTTTAACAAAGGGAACACTGAACACCgaagagcgagagagagagaggcatgGCCAGTGGAGGAAAAGCGACCTTCTCTGCGGCGGCGAGCGACGCAGCAAGAGGTACAGGTGGCAAACTGAAGCGGCAAAGCGCGAGGAGACATACGACGACGACGCCGTATTCTCGACCGCCTCAGAACCAAGTACAAGGGAGGAGGCCGTGGATCTCGAGAATCTTCGTCGATCCTGCTTATCGGGCTATCTCCAGCGGGGCTACGAAACTACTTCCCTACTTCTTCTCCAGTGCCGCCTCTTCCGCTCCTGCTCTTAGAGCTCCAGAAGATGAAGATCAACATCATCAAGGTTTTCTAGATTCGTACTAAGGCTTCTCTTTTTCCCTGGGAAATCTCTAATTGATTGTGTTAAACTTATGTTGGTTTAGGAGTATCTAAGGGTTTTGGTTGAATTTGTTTCATTGCTAGAGATTAGAAGGCATGATAATGATGGTGTGTGGGTGAAGGCTTTGCCTGTTTGCGTTAGTGTTAGTAACTAGCTCTTTGTGTGAGATGTGTTTATGAATATGTATTGCCTCTTTTCTTTAAAAGTGACTTTGAAGTGAACAGCAGGTGTATATACAATTTAGTCCAGAGAGATGAGTTATCCCTGCTGCttgttttctaattttagtCTTTTGGATTTCGTTCGAGAGAGTGGACTTAATATTTGACCTAATTTTCTACTAGATAAGTTGAAGGATGATTCACTGGAGAATGATCCCAGCAGTGTAACACCAAGTTTAAATGTAAGCGTCTTTCATCTcctctgtcttttttttcttaaaattcttTTTGGGGAATAACACTGCTTTAGCTTCGctcttcttgttctttgctaaagttttgtttgttttctgtaTGTGTCCATGTGGATTTTATCTACTTTTGGAAATAGCAGTTGAAATCTACAAGCCTACTTTTTCATGCTCAGGTTTTATTTTACTGGATTaccagaaaaaaaagttttatttaacTGATCATTTTGCTATTTATGATTCATTGCGTTTAGGTATCTTGTCAGAATTTGTTTTGTGATTTCTCAGTTTGTATACATGGATCTCTAAAATTGTTACCAAGGTATTTGAGGATAAGAAATtgttattttagtaattataGAAGCGTATAAGTGATCTTTTTATAGTCTAATCTTAAAGCTCCGTGTTCTTAGGTTTGAACTTTCTCTTCATTAGACATTCATACAAATTCGTTTCTCAGGCTATCCGTACTCTTTTCATTTAATACCTGTTTTTATGATTTGCAAGAGATGCATCATTTTTCTCCTCCTTTACATTATTTGCGGAACTTTGTAGAAACCGAAGTCAGAATCAATTGAAGAGGGAGGTACTAGCAGTACATCAAACATTAAGGAAAACAGTTTCAATATCAGTGCACAAGCAATAAGCAACAGAGCAAAAAGTGATGTTGATGCGATGTCGGAGCTTGAAAGGCTAATGGAAGGAAAAACGTTTTCTCGGTATGTTATTTATTATCATGTATGTACCGTTAGTTGCCTTTGAAGTGATGTTCGATGGAAACCTGCTTCCTTTTgcttattattttgttaatgcTTATAGCATGTCTGGGTCATTAGATTCTTATTGAGCGGCTGTTTATCTTTCCTGGTCTTCCTATTATCTTTCTTTGCAGTTCTGTTTGTACTTTGTTAACATAGGCGACTTTTACATTGATGTATTTAATCTATATCCAGGGCGGAAACTGATCGTCTTATAGAGATAATAAATTCAAGGGCTACTGATCTACCTGATGTCGCGAGAGAAGAGATAATGGAGATCCCTACGAGAGAGGGAGCCAAGAAAAGTGTGAGTTTTCTTGATCAGAAAAAAGTACCCGTTGGTGGCAAGGATGCTAGTAGTGATCTTTGGGCTACACCAACCCCACTTGCCAAGTCAGTAGTAAGTTGCTTGCAGTTTACATGGTTGCTCAGGCTATTCCACTTTACCCGAAAAGTGTTAGAGTGTAGTTTGGCAGACTTTAGGAGTCATTTGGATGTATTCCACATGAGTTTGGTTTCTTAGGTCTGTGTGAGATTGGATTATTTGTGAAATCATATGAAGGAAGAACTATGTTATTTCACATATTTGCTTCATCAAAGAGTTGATGTTTCTTACTTCAGTAGTTCTTATTTCTGTAATTATTAGTATACATACTTTTTCTCATTTGCTTTTTATAGTCTTTTGAAGGAGACGAACATGTGCGGGATGAAGCTGGTCTATCACCAGCAGAACTTGCTAAGGCATATATGGGAGGCCATACGGTATCAAGTAGTTCCCAAGATTTTGTAGCAAGAAATGAAAAGAACTGTCTAGACCGAGGGAATCTTGTGGCAAATTCTTTACGTGCATCACCATCAAGCAAGCCTTCTGCTTGTTGGCCTGGTGTCAAGTCAAATGAGCAATCTGGCTTTGCAACTCCTCAAAGTCAACGAGAAAACTTTGGGATCCGAAGTTTTCCTAGGACCCCATATCCTAGATCCATCCTTTCAGGTTCTAAGTCACAGGTGTGTAGAGTTTTTTCGTAATACCTTTTTGCTGAAAGATTTTTGGTATATTTGAACTGTTCCTTTTGTTTTGCCCAGCTGATGCAATTGCAAGACAATAGTAGCAAGCGCTTAAGCACCCTCCAGTCTCCCTCCCAAAGTGTGCAGACGAGATATGGCCAGGTAAACTCTCCCAGTCGGCTATATGATTCTGATTACCTGTAAAATTTATAACATCGTGTGCACTTACTGCTTATTTTTTGCTAACTTAAAGAAAAATCTTAATGAAATTATAATATTCTTTCCGGATGTGTCAACATTTTGAATTGTATGTCCTTTGTTGAAGCCTGATAAGTTCTTTTCTAATGTGCACAGCTCAAACTTAACAAGGGAAGTGATGGTGGACTCTTTGGACCCAGTAGAAGATCTCGCCAGAGCGCCACCATGTCTCCTTATTCACGACCTTCCAGGAGTCGTTTTGAAAATTCTGCTAACTTGAAGAGATCTGAAGCAGGGGAATCTAGTGATCTATCTATGTCCCAGACAACAACATATGGTAAGCGTATAGGGTTGGAAGCTGGTACACCTACTGTTCCTAGACATTCTAGTCAGATCGCTAGGACGATACTGGATCACCTTGAAAGGACCCAAGCCACCCCGAAAGATAAATCTGCTGAGTTAAAGCTTGCCACTTCTTGGAGATTTCCCCAGTCTTCGAAAGCTGTTGAACAAAGCAGCTCAAACATCAACAATGTAAAAAAGGATGGCCCAACAACCAAGGTGAATGAAGATATCCCTAAATTTTTCTCTCACAATCCACCATCCTCTGTGCCGAAACTATCTGAAGTTACCACCGGTGGCACTCAAAATGCAATGGCCAAGACCGCTTCAGCATCAAATGGAATATTGAGTGGCAGTAATAATGGTACCATACTCCAGTATGAGTTAGGGAAGCCTAAGGGCTCTCTCTCCGGAAGCACACATGAAAAGGTACCTGTCTTCTTTTTCCCCTAGCATGCACTTACTATTCATGCTTCCTTCGTAGAATCTTCGGAAACTGGATATATTTTCTAACAGTTTGTAGTCTTGTGGTAACCTGCATCTGTGtttattttgtgtgtttgaaaCTGAATTGCATCTCTTTGCTTCTCCTCAGGAAGCTACGAAAGCTGTTTCCTATTCTTTTGGAGGCGACCCCGCAAATCTCCCCAAGCCACCATCTCATTCACTGGGAAATAACAAACGGTCACTTTCATCGATCTCAGTACAGAAGCCTACTTACCAAAAATGGGCAGTTCCTTCGGGTTCAAACGCTAGCTTCACATTCCCTATCTCTTCTTCATCTGACGGAGCAACAACATCAGAGCCCACAACTCCATCGATCATGCCGTTAACAACACCAAATGGTGGTGGGGTTGCCATTACAAGTCAGCATGAAGCAACAAAAGATGACGAGATTCCTCAGTTTAGTTTCGGGGGTAACAGAAGAGGAGATGATAAGTTGCCTCTGGTCTTCGCTTTCTCCTCTGTGAGCGAAGAAGTGAACAATGAGGAGAAGTTTGGAGATATCAAGTTCACATTTGGGTCTAACAAGGCAGAGAGAATATCTTTTAGCTCACCAGGAAGTGATGGTGTTTGCTGTTAAAACAAGGACGTTGATGGACTCTTCTgtttctcttttccttttccaGTCTTTTTTGTATCACAGATTTGTTACTTTGCGAGTATAACTTGGTTCTTTAGAAACATTTGGTTTTGATTTCGGAGTTGTATTCATTTGATCTCTTTTGTATCTGCTTTTAGAAGCAAAACATCATTTTTCTTACATCCGACATTATTAATCGAATGTCATTTGGAGAGTTAAACGTATGCCACGTCGGATCGTCACAACAATCTAGAAGAAGCAAAAGCATAGTATAGGCTTctgttttgtcttcttttttttttttttcaaaacgaaCACTCGTGTGGTGGTGAGTGTTCCTCATCCTCTCCCcttcatactttttttttctctgtttcaaGGGATTTGTGCTCTCCTCTCATGTGCTCGATCCATGCTGTAATTCAGGTTTTGCAACCACaatggagaaggaagaagaccCGATTCCTGTTTCATCTCAATCCCAACACAAAACTCGCCTTCTTTCCTCGCGCATTATCTTCTTCAGACAACAACGATGGTTCAGTTTCTTCCTCCAGACAAAACAacgtattattattattagtattcACCCTACCTTCTCTTATCTCTTGTATATATTCTTAAACACAATGATGAATTGTCCTGTCTTTTGAATAGCGACAGATGGGTTATGATCCTTCAGAGGAACTGTTTGGTGTTGACTTCAAGCCCAGGTAACAGCAACACATTCCTTAACTCTCTTTTTGTATATCATGTAACTGTCCTCCTGCTTTTGTTCTTCAATTtgaaatctttattttattatttacttatGTATTATCGTCAATCATTGTGGTTTTTTGGTGATGGTTTTGTTCAGGAATGTATCTGGTGATTCTCGTGAACCGATGTCATGGTTTGGTCCCAACGGTCAGTACATTCGTGAGCTTCCCTGTCCTACTTGCAGAGGAAGAGGTTACACCTCATGCTCAGATTGTGGAATCGAGAGGGCAAGGTTGGATTGCCCTCAATGCAAAGGAAAGGTATTCAAAAGTGTTAGTAGCTTCTTAACAGACTGACTTCTAACTTACGTCCTCGTTATTGAAACTTTTGTGCAGGGCATTATGACTTGTCTCAGATGTTTGGGAGATTGTGTAATATGGGAAGAATCAATCGATGAACGACCTTGGGAGAAAGCTAGATCCAGGTAGTGTTGTAGTTCAAGAGCTGTTGACTTCTCAATCAATCCTGTGTTATTATTGTTTAAGACTaataaaacatcaattttttCTCACAGTTCTCCATTTCGAGTAAAGGAGGATGATGAGGTTGATAATTTGGAGATAAAGTTTAGTCCAAGGGGAAAATCGAAGCGGGTTTACCAGTCACCTCCTCCTGAAGTTGGACAAAAGATTAGCCGGTCTCTTAAAGTAAAGTTCCATATAAACTTTCATGATACATTGTGCTCTCCATGTGGAATTGTTACTGACCAGAGATATGGTTTTGTAGAGTCTGAATGCCAAGACCGGACTATTTAGTAACCGAATGAAGATTATACATGGTAATCCTGTGCTTCATGCTCAAAGGGTAGCTGCAATTAAGGTCTGTGATCAACTCTCATTTCGTTTTATACACTACGCGTAGCactttttggtatttttttccTTCAACTTAGTGTTATTGTGATCTAGAAAGCTAAAGGAACACCAGCTGCTAGAAAGCATGCATCCGAAACTATGAAAACCTTTTTCAGTAACCCTTTAAACCGTGAACAGAGGAGCTTATCCATGAAAGGTAAAATCTCATTTTCTTGGTTTAGCTCAATTTATTACTCTCTACTTTTTTTTATCCTGTAACTTTCTCTCCTCTATCTAATAATGTGAGATGTTGTAGATTAAGGTGTCTCTTAAAGTAGCAAGATTTTCACCCTAGGTGGCACTGAATATCTTGTTATTGAGAAATCATATTTGCTTAAAGTGAATGTAAAAAGgtcttaattattatatatcgtgTGATTGTTTTTCCTGCAAGAGATATTGTAGCCATGAATTGGTAAATAATCATTTTATGTTCTCCTTGGTTCAGGAATTAAGTTTTACTGCAAAAGCTGCGGACAGGAAGGTCATAGACGCCATTACTGTCCAGAGCTGGACACTAACGAAGACAGGAGATTTAGATGTCGAGTTTGTGGAGGGAAAGGCCATAACCGAAGAACCTGTCCTAAGTCAAAATCATTGGTCACTAAAGGCATTTCCACAAGGTATCACCGATGTGGGATATGCGGTGAGAGCGGCCACAACAGTAGAACATGCCGGAAGCTGGCTAGAGTGAAACCTACTGAGGGTGGAGGTGAAGAAGAAGGTGTTGGTAAGAGTGTGTATACTTGTGGGTTCTGCAAGAAAATGGGACATAATGTAAGAACCTGTCAAAGTAAACGAATTTCAGATTAGTGATTCTTGATTAGAGCAAGAAGGTTCTTGTTCATTTATCTTTGGTTTCAAACGGTAAATTGTTGAAtctgtatttgttttttttttctcatattctagaaagtaatatatatatatatatatatttaacgaGTAATCCATGTACAATTTACCTATGTCTACATAAAGTTTATAAATGACAAACACCTAATATTACAACAATTTGGACCAGGTACTTTATTATTGCAACTACATACATTGAACGGTGAGATCTTTACACTcctgtttatttttttccatgttCCTCAGGCATTATGGAGGTGTCCTCACAAACCGTTTCATCAAGTAAGCAGCCGTTCTTCACGGCTAGTCTTTGTTTGATTCCATTTTGATCAAAAGCTAAAAAGCTTTTATGCAATTTGTTTTCTTATCCCTGTTTTGGTTCCAGAGATCATAACCTTGTCCAAATGTGATGTTGAGGTGAGGATGAGTTATTGTGATCTTCATATGTATTAATCCAATACATATGAAGCGTAAATTAAACAGTGTCTTGATGCTAAGTAAGTTCATATGCGGAAACAGAGATATGCGGAGGAGTACAAAATAATTCAGTGACCGCCCTAACGACCAACGCGCACTTCCTATGAAGTGTTAAGTCTTTCGAGGTTTTATATCAATAGAGATTTgaaaagatatacatatatacaatcTTTCGTAAAATGCACTGAAGTTTCATTCTTCGGCTGCAGAATTGGGCAAGCTATTGTACTACAAAGCTTGCAGTCTTGAAGTACAATGAGATCCACCCGCGGCTTTGATGAGAATCGAAACCAGGTCTTCCTTTTTCATTTGTTCTAGTTTCACGCGACTTTCTAGTTTTACACGACTAATAACTTTTTTAATGACTAACAAAATTTACACGAAACTTTATTTAAATGTTCATTTAAATAAACGAAACCTTTTTGCGCTCTGTTTCATTCTCCTTCTCTATCTTCGTCTTTCACTCATTGTTTCTTTCACCAAGAATCAGTTCAAGATTCGTTATTTGTTGCGTAAATGTCAGGTCCTCTTGCTCCTACGTTCACTCAAGACAAAATAAGCGTAAGATTACACTACGTGAACTGAAGAGTATAAGAAATCGAAGATCCATAGTAATCTCATGTTCTTACTTGGCTCCGTTTCAGGTTCATGATAGGATACTGGAATGCATGCAAAGATTCATGAGCAGGGAAGAGATCGTGGATCATCTATGGCTTCAATATCAAACCCAACCTGTTTGGACAAACACAGGTAAAGTGAATTCATTTTTCACGGAATGGTTAATGGGTCGGAGGAACGTTGGCTAATTGGAACGTTTGGGTTTTGTAGTTTTCGATAACCTTGAGCGTGAGAATCCAGATTACTTCAAATCCTACTATGAATCTCTGTCTTTTGCCCAGCAATCGTTCAACTCTGATCAGCTTGGTTCACAAAGTAAGTAGTAAAACCCTATTTCTTGTGGCTCAAGATTCAGTTTCTTTGGTTTGTATTGTGCTCAAAAAATAACGGCGgctactaataataataataacatttagATATATTATAGATACGTATTGTTATGATAATTGTTGTATAGATCCAATATATTATAGATACGTATTGTTATGATAATTGTTGTATAGATCCTATAAATAAGGGGGAGGTGGATTACTTTAGATCTGCttattcaattttttgtttGACTTATTCTTGATTTGTTTTCCTAGCTATGGGGACCGCTAAAATCTTCCAGCAGGGACAAACTGGTGCATCTTCATCATATCAGCTAACTCCAGAAGCTGGTGATGCAGTGGATGCTGGTGGTCATAACTTGCCTGGTGCATCATCATTTCCACCAGTAGCTGCTATTTCTAGTGCACCTCTACTGACGCCCCTTTCTCACGGTAATTACAATCTTCTGCCTGTGTTTGGTGCTAAAACTGTTTGCTGAATGCTGGTGCTCAAAACCTATTTGGTGCATCATCATTTCCACCTGAAGCTGCTATTTCTAATGCAATCCCTCTGCAGAAATCATCATTGCCCCTTTATCTCAGTAATTACACTCCCTGTTTGTGTATGTGCTTCTAAAACTGTCTGATTTTATGTTAGCAGTGCATGCTGGTGCTCAAAACATACCTGGTGCATCATCATTTCCACCAGAAGCTGCTATTTCTAATGCTATCCCTCTGCAGACTCCCCTTTATCTCAGTAATTACACTCATCTTCTGTCTTGTTTGGTGCTTCTGAAACTGTTTACTgatgttatt
The sequence above is drawn from the Raphanus sativus cultivar WK10039 chromosome 7, ASM80110v3, whole genome shotgun sequence genome and encodes:
- the LOC108816917 gene encoding nuclear pore complex protein NUP1 codes for the protein MASGGKATFSAAASDAARGTGGKLKRQSARRHTTTTPYSRPPQNQVQGRRPWISRIFVDPAYRAISSGATKLLPYFFSSAASSAPALRAPEDEDQHHQDKLKDDSLENDPSSVTPSLNKPKSESIEEGGTSSTSNIKENSFNISAQAISNRAKSDVDAMSELERLMEGKTFSRAETDRLIEIINSRATDLPDVAREEIMEIPTREGAKKSVSFLDQKKVPVGGKDASSDLWATPTPLAKSVSFEGDEHVRDEAGLSPAELAKAYMGGHTVSSSSQDFVARNEKNCLDRGNLVANSLRASPSSKPSACWPGVKSNEQSGFATPQSQRENFGIRSFPRTPYPRSILSGSKSQLMQLQDNSSKRLSTLQSPSQSVQTRYGQLKLNKGSDGGLFGPSRRSRQSATMSPYSRPSRSRFENSANLKRSEAGESSDLSMSQTTTYGKRIGLEAGTPTVPRHSSQIARTILDHLERTQATPKDKSAELKLATSWRFPQSSKAVEQSSSNINNVKKDGPTTKVNEDIPKFFSHNPPSSVPKLSEVTTGGTQNAMAKTASASNGILSGSNNGTILQYELGKPKGSLSGSTHEKEATKAVSYSFGGDPANLPKPPSHSLGNNKRSLSSISVQKPTYQKWAVPSGSNASFTFPISSSSDGATTSEPTTPSIMPLTTPNGGGVAITSQHEATKDDEIPQFSFGGNRRGDDKLPLVFAFSSVSEEVNNEEKFGDIKFTFGSNKAERISFSSPGSDGVCC
- the LOC108816918 gene encoding uncharacterized protein LOC108816918; this translates as MCSIHAVIQVLQPQWRRKKTRFLFHLNPNTKLAFFPRALSSSDNNDGSVSSSRQNNRQMGYDPSEELFGVDFKPRNVSGDSREPMSWFGPNGQYIRELPCPTCRGRGYTSCSDCGIERARLDCPQCKGKGIMTCLRCLGDCVIWEESIDERPWEKARSSSPFRVKEDDEVDNLEIKFSPRGKSKRVYQSPPPEVGQKISRSLKSLNAKTGLFSNRMKIIHGNPVLHAQRVAAIKKAKGTPAARKHASETMKTFFSNPLNREQRSLSMKGIKFYCKSCGQEGHRRHYCPELDTNEDRRFRCRVCGGKGHNRRTCPKSKSLVTKGISTRYHRCGICGESGHNSRTCRKLARVKPTEGGGEEEGVGKSVYTCGFCKKMGHNVRTCQSKRISD
- the LOC130497492 gene encoding uncharacterized protein LOC130497492 isoform X3; amino-acid sequence: MRIETRSSCSYVHSRQNKPMGTAKIFQQGQTGASSSYQLTPEAGDAVDAGGHNLPGASSFPPVAAISSAPLLTPLSHAVHAGAQNIPGASSFPPEAAISNAIPLQTPLYLMNAAAQSFPGASSSSQLPAEGSNAGDAVIEILKQMLGRLDQMLTKQDQMLTKQDQSLSKQDQMLSKQDQMLKLLTGKRVRTEQDQDEEVPDPRRQRTSDSPTL
- the LOC130497492 gene encoding uncharacterized protein LOC130497492 isoform X2, which translates into the protein MQRFMSREEIVDHLWLQYQTQPVWTNTVFDNLERENPDYFKSYYESLSFAQQSFNSDQLGSQTMGTAKIFQQGQTGASSSYQLTPEAGDAVDAGGHNLPGASSFPPVAAISSAPLLTPLSHVHAGAQNIPGASSFPPEAAISNAIPLQTPLYLMNAAAQSFPGASSSSQLPAEGSNAGDAVIEILKQMLGRLDQMLTKQDQMLTKQDQSLSKQDQMLSKQDQMLKLLTGKRVRTEQDQDEEVPDPRRQRTSDSPTL
- the LOC130497492 gene encoding uncharacterized protein LOC130497492 isoform X1 gives rise to the protein MQRFMSREEIVDHLWLQYQTQPVWTNTVFDNLERENPDYFKSYYESLSFAQQSFNSDQLGSQTMGTAKIFQQGQTGASSSYQLTPEAGDAVDAGGHNLPGASSFPPVAAISSAPLLTPLSHAVHAGAQNIPGASSFPPEAAISNAIPLQTPLYLMNAAAQSFPGASSSSQLPAEGSNAGDAVIEILKQMLGRLDQMLTKQDQMLTKQDQSLSKQDQMLSKQDQMLKLLTGKRVRTEQDQDEEVPDPRRQRTSDSPTL